The Syntrophobotulus glycolicus DSM 8271 DNA window GAGCATAGAACAGTTGGAAAAGGGCTTATTGCTGGAGGATGGCTGGACGGCCCCGGCAAAAGTACACCGACTGCCTCAAGGCCAAAATGATCATATCGTGGAAATCACCATTCATGAAGGAAGAAACCGGCAGATACGCAGAATGTTTGAGCGGATCGGCTATCCGGTCCAAAGATTGCACCGCAAAAGCTTTGGACCCCTGTTCACAGGAGAACTGGCCCCCGGCGGACACAGAAGGCTCAGTCAAAAGGAAATAAGGGCATTAAAGGCGGCTGTGGGGCTCTCCTCCGCGCAATAACAAAAAATAATCCCGCTGTCCTGGCGGAAGTGATTGCACATGGGTAATAAAGGATTAAAATGAAAGAGATAAAGATTGGGAATGAAGGTGACAAAAGTTGAAACTGAGGCCGGTAAAAACGCGCAGAATATATGAAGAAGTCGTTGAACAAATCAGAATGCTGGTATCTGAGGGTCATCTTAAGCCCGGCGACCGCCTTCCTTCGGAAAGAGATCTGGCCGAAAGGCTTCAGGTTAGCAGGGCATCGGTGCGGGAAGCTCTAAGTGCTCTGGAAATGATGGGTTTATTGGAAATCAGAAGTGGTGAAGGAACATATATTAAACAAGTGAATATTGATTCCGTGGTCGCGCCTCTGGCTTGGGGCGTCTCCATGGACAAGAATTCCGTGCTGGAATTGCTCGAAGTCAGAAAGATATTGGAAACCCGAGCGGCGGGGCTGGCGGCGGAACGAGCTGAAAACGAGGAACTGCGGGAAATCCGGGAAACGCTGGAAGAAATGCAGGACAACCTTGCGGCAGGCAAGCTGGGAGATGGGGCCGATCATATTTTTCATCATGCGGTAGCCAGGGCAACCAAAAATCATATTCTTGTCCAGTTGATGAATGCCATTTCAGAAACCATGTTTCAGGCGCTCAAGACATTCAGGCTAAAGCTGGATGAAGTTGAAGGATGGCAAGAAAGGCTTTATGAAGAACATGAAGGGATCTATCAGGCTATTTTGGCTAAAGATCAAGAAAAAGCGGCACTTTTGATGCTGGAGCATCTGGAAAGTGTAGAAGATGAATATCGAAATGGTTGAAGATGATCGGCTGATCCTGGTTTGCGTATACTGATCCTTTTCAGTTGCCGAAAGGCAACTTTTTTTTCGAAATTATTGAAATAATAGAAATTATTAATTTAAAATATTTCTATATATCTTAATTGAATTTTCAAGTAAAATATAAGTAACGAGATACAATGGGGTGAGCACAAATGGATGTTGATCTGAAACCGATAAGAACAAAAAAAATCTATGAAGAAATTGTTGAACAAATAAAAGAACTGATTACTGACGGGCAATTGAAACCGGGAGACAAACTCCCTTCGGAAAGAACCTTAGTCGAAAGTTTTCGGGTCAGCAGGGCTTCCATCAGAGAAGCTCTGAGCGCTCTGGAAATGATGGGCATGGTTGAAGTGAAGACCGGGGAAGGGACATTTATCAGACAGATTAAATCTGATTTGCTTGTGGCCCCATTGGTGTGGGCATTATCCATTGACAAGGGTTCGGTCATTGAATTATTGGAAGTCCGCAATATGCTTGAAGTGCAGATGGTAGGGTTTGCCGCGGAAAGAGCCACCATGGAGGAGATCGGGGAACTGGGGACAATTTTGAACAACATGGGCGGCGATCATGCCAAACCGGAAATCATGAGTGAGAGTGCTGATATTAATTTTCACTATAAAATAGCCCTGGCTTCCCACAACAATATTGTCATTCGGTTGATGGACACCATTATGGATAATGTGCATCAAATGATGAGAATAAGCAGAAGTAAATTGTATGAAGATCCTAAGACGGTGGGAATGATATACTCAGAGCATGTGAATATTTTCGAGGCGATCAAGTCTAAAGATGTGGTTAACGCTCAGAAGTGGATGCTCCGGCATCTGCAGACCGTGGAAAGGGAATTATTTCATTAGTAATCTTTCAGAGAAATCATTGATAGGGGTGAGAGAAATGGCTTTAAATGATTGTCAGATGATTTTCCATCCGGGCAACTGCCTGAATACGAAGAAGCCATACCCTAAACAGTGCAGGCAGTGTTTGCTGTATTGTCCCCATGAGGCGATTACCGAAGACATGCAGATAAAAAAAAGCAAATGTACTGAATGCGGGGTATGTATGTCAGTTTGCCCCAGTGACGGTTTTGTTGACAAGGAAATGGATAAACTGCGGGACTATATTTTTAATCGTGAAAAAGTCATCCTGAACTGTCCTCAGGCCCAGTCCAAGGGCCATGAAATCGCTTGTATCGGCATGCTTGATGAGGAGGCTTGGCTGACCTTAATGATTTTAGCTCAAGAAAAGGATGTGAGAATCCTAACCGGGGATTGCGGAAAATGTGATGACCGCCAGGCCTGTGTCGTTAGTGTGACCAGTCTCAAGAAGATTCATGCTCAATGGCCGGATCATCCTCAAATCAAGATCGAGATAGCCCCTGCCGGCAGCGGGGAGGGCGGTAAGCGGGAAATGCCGGAAGAAGTCCCTGAAAACGGGGAAGAAGCCGGGAGTGCGGCAGGCTGGAGAGAACAAGGCAAAGAGAAGGTCAAAGCCTTGATTCCTTCTATTGTCGGAGAGGAAACATACCTGATTCCGCGGACCAGGCAATGGCTGGCCCAGGCTTTAAAACAATATCCGGATTTCAGGATTCAATATGAAGCCGTCAAAGTAGACGACAAATGTACGAACTGTGGGGTATGTGTCAAAATTTGCCCCCAGGATGCTTTGCAGCTTGTGCAGAGAGAAGGAAGGATCAGGCTGATCTATCAGGCCGACAGGTGTGTTCATTGCAAGAGGTGTGTAGAGATCTGCGGTCCGGAGGCGATGACACTGGAACCGATCAGTTTCAGTCATAAGCTTTTGACAGGCAAGATTCTGCTCAGGGAATCGCTTCCCCGCTATTGCAGTAAATGCGGCAAACAAATTTTTCATAATATAGAACCGAGGCTCTGTATGCAATGCGCTGCCAAAAATCCTGAATTGAAAGGGATTCTTTATTAGAACGAAAAGGTGGTCCAATGACTAAGGAGTTAATCGTAATCGGCGGCGGGGCGGCGGGCATTATGGCAGCCGGCCGTGCCGCATCCGAAGGCACAGAGGTTATTCTGTGTGAGAAGATGTCAAGGCTCGGCAGTAAGATAGCGATTTCCGGAAAAGGAAGATGCAATATTACAAATGCCGGAGATATACGCAGTTTTATCGAAAATTTCCCCGGCAATGGGAAATTTCTTTTTGCTTCCTTCAAAGAGTTTGATAATGAGGCCCTGCGGAACTTCTTTGCCGAATTCGGAGTGGAGACAAAGGTTGAACGTGGCGGCCGGGTTTTTCCCGTTTCTGATCAGGCCGAGGCTGTCGTCCATGCTCTGGGGAAATACGCCGAACAAAGCGGAGTGAAGGTACGGTTAAGGACAAAGGTTGCCAAGATCCTTATTGAGAACAATACTGTAGTCGGAGTGGAAGTGGAGGAGAGCAGCGGCGGAAAAAAGAAAATCCCGGCCGGCGCCGTGATCGTATCTACCGGCGGAGCTTCTTTCCCCGGAACGGGTTCGACCGGAGATGGATATAAGATTGCGGCAGAGGCCGGTCATCATCTCATTGAGCCCCTGCCTTCTCTGGTGCCGATGCGTGTTTTGGAAGACTGGCCCAAGGAGCTTCAGGGCTTGGCTTTAAAGAATGTAGCTGTTTCCCTGTGGGCAGGAGATAAAAAGAAGGCTGAAGAGTTCGGGGAAATGCTTTTTACGCATTTTGGCGTTTCAGGGCCGATTATCCTCACCTTAAGCAGGTTTGCCGTCAAGGAGCTGCAGGCCGGTAAAAGAATTTCCCTCAGGTTGAATATGAAGCCTGCTCTACGTGAGGAGCAGCTTGATCTGAGGCTGCAGCGTGATTTTGCCAAATTCAGCAATAAGCAGTTAAAAAACGCTTTAAATGACCTTCTGCCTAAAAGTATGATCCCAGTCTTGATCAGGCTTTCACAAATTGACCAGGATAAACAGGTTCATCATATCAGCCGGAGTGAAAGAATGCGATTAGTCAAGCTCCTGCAGGACCTTAGAATGACCGTAACTGGTACATTGGGAATGGGAGCGGCAATCGTAACCAGCGGGGGTGTGGATGTCAAAGAAATTAATCCGGCCACGATGGAATCAAAGCTGGTCAAAGGACTGTTCTGGGCAGGGGAAGTCATCGATATTGACGGGATTACCGGAGGATACAATTTACAGGCGGCTTTCTCCACTGGTTTTAAGGCTGGAAAATCAGCGGCTCAATATCTGAAAACCAAGGTCTAATTGCCGGAGGTCTGCGCATAGGATGGTTATTGAGGTGATCTGTATGCGTCCGGATAAAAGACTGACCCGGGGGATAGCGCTCATTGCAGTACTGTTAGGACTCCTGCAGTTTAAGAATGCCCGTGATCCTCTGGAATTGTATTTCCAGCTGACCAAAGAGATTGAAGCTCCGGCGATGAGCATGGATGTTCCGGCATTTAACGCGCCGGCTCCTGAAAAAACTCCGATTGTTTTGGCCGTACAGCCATATGGCCTGGTCAGGATTTGGGAAGACGGAAAATATCTGGGGGAAATCGGGAAGGAAAAAACAACGTTCAGCGTGAGTGAGGGTAATCTCACTCTGGATGCCCGGGAATCGCAAACCGCAATTGTTGTTGAGGTGGAATGGAAAAGCAGTACGCAAAAGATAAATCTGGACAGAGAGATTAAAACCATAATTCTGAAATAAGCCGATTTTCTCAAAAATAGCAGCCGATTGATTCGAAAAGAGAAGCCAAAAAGAAAATAACGGAGAAAATACCTTACAAATCAGCAAAAAATCATTTACAATAGGTATAATAAAAAGTACAGCTTTAAAAAAATTAGTTGTACTTTTTTAATTGAGTAATATTTTTTCAGTTTGGGATGTGGTTGGAGGGAAGGAGTAATCAGAGAGACTCACGGGGAGGAAGGCGCGATAGCCGGTGTGACACGTGAGGCTCTAAGTCAAATCATGAATAAAGCTTCCGGTTTGAATATTGGCGGCAAATTGGGAATTGCCCATAAAGGGGAACATTTAAGTGTGGCTGTCTTTTTTGGAGTAGGATTGCTCCATTTGGATGAAGTCGCGGTTGGTTTAGGGCATAGAGTAGCCCCAAGAGACGAGGAGGGACAGAGATGAGAGGAATCAGAGGAGCAACAACTGTTGAAGAAAACACGTCTGCTGCAATCAGAGAGTCGGCCAGAGAATTGATTCAGAGCATCGTGACGGAGAATGAACTGGATGTTGAAGATATTGTAAGCATCATTTTTTCGGTAAGCCCGGAGTTGAATTCAGAGTTTCCGGCCGCGGGGATTCGGGAGCTTGATGGGGAATGGAGGTATGTTCCGTTTTTCTGCACAACGGAAATCCCGGTTCCCAACGGTATTGACAAGTGTATTCGTGTTTTGGTCCATGTCAATACCGGTAAGAGTTTAAAACAAATCAAACATATTTATTTAAAAAGGGCGGAGAAGCTCAGACCTGACTTGTTGGGAAGTAAACAGGATAATCCCTGATGCTTGATGGTCAGCAAATATGTAGAAAAAATTAGGTGAAGTAAAACTTCACCTATAAATTACTGGTCCAGCAATTATTAATGACTAATCCAGATCAAAAGAATTGGTGATATTGGACATGCCCCTGTCTTTCATTTTCATGAGCTTGTGTCTGATATCGCGGCCATATTTATTATAGGAGATTCCCAAAAAAAGTCCTCCAAGCATGGCACTAGTCACATATAACCAGTTATTGGACCTGCTTCTGTTCATGAATAACATGTTCATTCCTCCCGGCTTTTTATCTAAAATCATTTCAGACTACTTATATTATGGTATAAATCAAGCAAAAATAATCGAGGATAATTTTTCATGTGTAAAAACAGATGGTTTATTTGATCAGTTTACAAAGACGAATCTGTTTTTATCCAAAAATTAATCAAATTTTTTTAAAGTATAATGTTAAAGTGGGTGGAAAAAATAGCGATGAAATTAAACCGTAAAGTTTTAGGTATGGTATTACTGGGGATTGCCGCTGTTTTTGCAGGAATGATCCTGATTAATGGGATAATTTTTTCTTTTTTCACCCAAGGCAAAACAGGCTATTATCTTTCACTCTTTTTTTCCAATTCCTTATTTATCCTGCTTATTCTCGGTATAATGAGAAATCAAAATATTAATATTAATGATATTGGCTGGAGAAAAACAAAACTGGTTCCTGCTTTGAAAAATATCGTCTTGATGTGGTTTGCTACCTGGATCTGTTATTTCCTTTATTTGATCGTTTTAGCTCTCGCAGGTTTTACACCTCAGGAAAATGGTCTTTATGAAATGCTTGCCGATCCGACGGGGGTCAATTTAGTCATTAATCTGCTCGCTATTGTGGTCGTCGCGCCGCTTGTAGAAGAGACATTATTCAGAGGCCTGCTTTTTGGCAGTTTATTTCCCTATTTCGGAAAATGGGTCTCAATCGTTGTCAGTTCTGCGTTGTTTTCAGCACTTCATTTCGATCCCGTCGGGTTTTTCCCGCGGTTTGTACTGGGAATTTGTTTGGGTTATCTATATGTCAAAAATGATTCTCTGTTTCCCGCCATGGGTTTGCACGGACTAAATAACTTTGTGGCATTAATGCTGGTTTATTTAGTAAATTAAGTTTGATTTTGATGATTGTTGGAGCAAATTGGGCTGTGATATAATTAGCGGGATAAGGGGAGAATAAGAACCATGCAAATAGCGATAGATGGTCCTGCCGGTGCCGGTAAAAGTACAGTCGCCAAAATCGTTGCCGACAGATTGGGTATTCCTTATTTGGATACGGGCTCAATGTACAGAGCGATTGCTTATCAGGTTTTAAAGTCAGGGATTTCGGCTGAAAATGAAGAGGAAACAGTAAAAATCGCTTCTGCCGCGAATATTTCCCTTGACCATTTAAATAATCGAATCTATTGTGACGGGCAGGACGTGACCAATGAGATCAGAAGTGCGGAGGTCACTTCCGCCGTGTCCATCATTTCCGCGTATCCCGGAGTGAGAAAGCGTCTGGTTGAGCTTCAGCGCGAGGAAGCAGCCAAAGGCAATGTGGTCATGGACGGCAGAGATATTGGCACTGTTGTTTTACCGCAAGCCCCGGTCAAGATCTTTTTGACGGCTTCTTTGGCCGAAAGAGCAAAAAGAAGGTGGCATGAACTGCAAAAAGCCGGTAAGGCCGCCATTTATGAAACCATTTATTGCGATATAGAGAAAAGGGATGCCAATGATCGTTCGCGGGAGTATTCTCCGTTAAAGGTTGCCGAAGACGCGTTTGTTCTGGACACAACGGCAATGACTGTGCAAGAGGCGGCGGATTGTATTGTTGACATCATTAGGAGGCAGGGGAATTGAGTTTGTACAAGGTCGCCAGGGCGGTGCTGCGGGTACTGCTCCGGTTTAAAGGATATCAGGTCGAGGGCAGGGAAAATTTCCCGGAAAAAGGCCCGGTCATTATCGCGGCCAATCATTTAAGCCTTTGGGACCCGGTAGTGGTTGGTTGTGCCATAGATCGGACAGTATTTTATATGGCAAAAGAAGAATTATTTCAGGTGCCTTTTTTAGGGTGGCTTCTCACCAAATTGAAGTCTTTTCCGGTAAAAAGGGGACAAGGCGATATCGCGGCTATCCGCAGAGCCCTTGCGGTTTTAAAGGAAGGTCACGTTTTAGGTGTGTTTCCTGAAGGGAAAAGGTCCGTATCAGGAGAGATGCAGGAAGCGATGGCCGGTATCGCCTTAATTATGGAGAAGAGTAAAGCTCCGGTGGTTCCGGTTAAGGTTTGGGATGCGGGAAGAGAGGACGGGAAAAAAAGAGGATCTTTTAAAGTTGTGATCGGGAGACCGATTTATCCTGAGAAAATTATGATTCCGGAAAAAGAAGAAAACAGGAGAAATTGGCTGGCTAATCATATCATGACATTTGTTCAGGAGATGTGATATGCTATTGCTCTCACCAATAGCAGGATTTTTTTGTTTGCTTAGCGAATCTTAATGTTTAGGTTTTAAAGGAGGTCAGCATAATTGGAAATCATCCGGGCAGATAAAGCAGGTTTCTGTTTTGGGGTCAAAAGAGCCATTGAAATGGCCGCAAAGGCCTCGAAAAACGGAGATGCAGCATCACTCGGCCCGCTCATTCATAACCAGCAGGTGGTCGATTATCTTACCGGGCAAGGAATTCAAGTCATCGATTCTATTGAAGAGCTTCAGCCGGGTGCCCAGCTGATTATCAGGTCACACGGGATTGCGCCTGCAGGCTATGAGTCTGCAGCCCATAAAAATATTCCGCTAATCGACGCAACCTGCCCTTTTGTGCAGAAAGCCCAAAGATTAGCGGCAGAGGCATCGAAAAGCAATATGCTGATTGTGGTAGGGGACCGCAATCATCCTGAGGTTCAGGGAATACTCGGTTGGGCCGGGAGCCATTCCCGGGTAGTTGAAACCTTGGAAGAAGCCCAGCGCTTATCTTTCTTTTCCAAGCTTGCTGTTTTAGCCCAGACTACCCTGCCCAGGAGCACTTTTCTGGAGATTGTGGAGGAACTGAAGAGCCATACGGAGCAACTGATCATTTATGATACAATTTGCAACGCAACATCGGAACGTCAGGATTCGGCGGCAGAAGTTTCCGAAAGGGCGGATCTGATGATTGTCGTGGGTGGAAGGCACAGTTCAAACACACGGAAATTGGAATCCATTTGCGGCAAAAAATGCCCTACGCATTTAATTGAAACAGCAGACGAATTGCAACAAATCTGGTTTGCAGATGTCCGCAAGGCGGGCTTAACCGCCGGGGCGTCTACGCCGGATTGGATTATTGAGGAGGTTTATAAAAGAATGTCGGAAATACTTGAAAACAAAGACAATGAAGAAACCATGGAGAATTTTGAAGGCAGTCTCCCTGAATTATATAGAGGGGCATTGGTCAAAGGCACCGTTGTGAAGATGACTCATGATGAAGTTTACGTGGATATTTCATGGAAGTCCGAAGGGGTGATTCCGCAGGGAGAACTGTCCGCTGTCAGGGGGACCCGTCCGGAAGAAGTGGTCAAGCTTGGGGATGAAATCGAAGTCGTTGTCCTGAGACTGGAAAATGAAGATGGTCATCCGGTCCTGTCCAAGCGGAGGGCTAACGAAATTAAAGCCAGAGAAGTGCTGGCAAAAGCTGCGGAAACCAAAGAAGAGATTCAGGCGGTAGCTGTTGAAGTTGTCAAGGGGGGACTGCTTGTTGACCTTGGCATGCGCGGTTTTGTGCCCGCTTCCCAGATTCAGCCTGATTTTGTTGCTGATCTCAACCAGTTTGTCGGTCAGACGTTAAGACTCAGAATCATTGAATTTGATGAAGGGAAGAAAAAACTCGTTCTGTCCCAGAAGGCGATTCTGGCTGAGGAAAGAGAACAGGAAAAGGAAAAGCTCTTTGCGACCATCAAAGAAGGCGATGTTGTTCAGGGCGTCGTACGCAGATTGACGGACTTTGGGGCCTTTATTGATCTGGGCGGTGTCGATGGTCTCCTGCATGTTTCGGATATGGCTTTTTCCAGAGTCAGCAACCCTTCGGATATTGTCAATATCGGTGATGAAGTTGAGGTTCAAATCATTTCTGTTGATCAGTCCAAAGGAAGAATATCCCTGGGACTGAAGCAATTGAAAACAAATCCCTGGGACCAGGCCGGTACCAAATATCCCGTCGGCTCGACGGTTCAGGCTAAAGTCGTCCGGATCGCTGTTTTTGGAGCTTTTGTTCAACTGGAAGACGGGATAGACGCTCTGATCCATATTTCTCAGCTTGCCGACCGCCGTGTGGGTAAAGTCGATGAAGTTGTTAAAATCGGCGATGTCATTGAAGCCAAGATTATTGAATGTAAACCCGAAGAGAAAAGAATCAGTCTCAGTATACGGGAGCTTATTGCTGATAAACAGAATGCTGATGCTCAGGAAGATTTGGAAAATCAACCTGAAATCAAAGAGGTTACCATAGGTGAAGCCGTGTTATCCGCAGATGAAAACGAACAATAGTCTTAAATTTCGACTGATGCGGCTTCTTGCTTGGGCAAGAAGCCTTTGTGTGTAAGATGTTTTTCAGTGCTTTGATGACAGGAGGCAGTTATGGTCAGTTTTAAGAAACCAAACAAACCTGATTTCATTTTGCTTTTTACGGCATTAAGCATTTTAGCAATAGGGTTAATCATGGTTTTAAGTGCAAGTTCGGTGCTGGCCTTTAACAAAGAAGACAATTCCTATCACTATTTTTTTCTGCAGCTACGCTGGGCGTCACTGGGTATGATCGCTGCTGGAGCAGCTTTGGTCATCCCCTACAGGCACTTGAAAAAATTCGCGGGAGCGGGAGTGATCGTCAGTATATTTTTGTTAATTCTGGTTGAACTGACCGCTGACCCGGTAAAAGGATCGGCCCGCTGGCTTGAACTGGGGTTCTTTTCCGTGCAGCCCTCGGAAATCGCCAAATTAACTCTGATCATTTTTTTTGCCTATGTTCTGGCAAAATACCCTGTAAAAACAGCGAAGGACTTGATCATTCCGGGAAGCTTTATGCTGGTTGTTCTATTCCTTGTCTATAAGCAGCCTGATCTGGGCACGGCGATAGTGATTGCCGCTTCTTGCGGGGCAATGCTGCTGTTGACCGAACTGCCCACTCTTTATTTTGTTACGGTTATTCCGCCTGTTTCCATCATCATGTATATCCTGATCAGAACCACAGAATATCAATGGGAGCGTGTGATTGGCTGGCTTCATCCCTGGGAGAATGCGGGCAAGCTCGGATATCAGCTCGTACAGGCCCAAATTGCTTTTGGCTCGGGAGGCTTATTTGGGATTGGCATAGGCAGAAGTGTGCAAAAGTATGGCTTTCTTCCCGAAAACTATACCGATACAATCTTTGCCATGATCGGAGAAGAATTTGGTTTTTTCGGTACGGTTTTTGTCGTCGGCTTATTTATGCTGCTCATTGCCAGGGGCTATATCATTTCTAAAGAGTGTCCGGATAAGTTCGGAAGATTTTTAGGGTTCGGACTGACTACGGTACTGGCGATTCAGACTGTAGTTAATCTTTGTGTTGTCACGGGTTTGAGCCCGGTTACAGGGATTACGCTTCCTTTGATTTCCTATGGGGGCAGCTCACTGATCATCACGATGCTTGAGATCGGGATACTTTTGAATATCTCCTGCTACAGGGAGAACAAACAGGCAGTAAGGAACATCAATCCTAAAGGTAAATTTCGGCCCGGTGATTCTTTCAGCTCAAGGGGATGAATAGCATGAATAACTATCTGACTGTCTCCTCCGTCCGCAGTGGCAGTATTGCTTCAGAAATGGAGATTGAACCGGGTGACCGGATCCTTCATATTAATGGAAGCTTCATTGACGATATTCTGGATTTCCAATACCAAATTGCCGATGAACAATTTACCGTCTTTATTCAGAAGATAAATGGAGAGATATGGGAGCTTGACATCGAAAAAGAACCGGGAGAGGATTTGGGGATCGAGTTAGGGCAGGTCAGTGCTCAGGGGTTGAAAAGGTGCCGGAACAACTGTGTCTTTTGTTTTGTCAGGCAGATGCCCCAAGGTCTCCGCAAATCACTTTATGACAAGGATGACGATTACAGACTGTCCGTAACCCAGGGGTCTTATATTACTTTATCCAACCTGACAGAGAAGGATTTTCTCAGAATCCTCCGCCTGCATATCAGTCCTTTATATCTTTCCGTCCATGCCTGGAATCCTGCGGCAAGGAAAAAGCTGATGAAAAATTCCCGGGCCGCACTGCTTCCCGAACAAATCCAGCGCCTGGTTGAGGGGCGCATAACCTTGCATACCCAAA harbors:
- the ftsW gene encoding putative lipid II flippase FtsW gives rise to the protein MVSFKKPNKPDFILLFTALSILAIGLIMVLSASSVLAFNKEDNSYHYFFLQLRWASLGMIAAGAALVIPYRHLKKFAGAGVIVSIFLLILVELTADPVKGSARWLELGFFSVQPSEIAKLTLIIFFAYVLAKYPVKTAKDLIIPGSFMLVVLFLVYKQPDLGTAIVIAASCGAMLLLTELPTLYFVTVIPPVSIIMYILIRTTEYQWERVIGWLHPWENAGKLGYQLVQAQIAFGSGGLFGIGIGRSVQKYGFLPENYTDTIFAMIGEEFGFFGTVFVVGLFMLLIARGYIISKECPDKFGRFLGFGLTTVLAIQTVVNLCVVTGLSPVTGITLPLISYGGSSLIITMLEIGILLNISCYRENKQAVRNINPKGKFRPGDSFSSRG
- the cmk gene encoding (d)CMP kinase, with product MQIAIDGPAGAGKSTVAKIVADRLGIPYLDTGSMYRAIAYQVLKSGISAENEEETVKIASAANISLDHLNNRIYCDGQDVTNEIRSAEVTSAVSIISAYPGVRKRLVELQREEAAKGNVVMDGRDIGTVVLPQAPVKIFLTASLAERAKRRWHELQKAGKAAIYETIYCDIEKRDANDRSREYSPLKVAEDAFVLDTTAMTVQEAADCIVDIIRRQGN
- a CDS encoding FadR/GntR family transcriptional regulator, translating into MKLRPVKTRRIYEEVVEQIRMLVSEGHLKPGDRLPSERDLAERLQVSRASVREALSALEMMGLLEIRSGEGTYIKQVNIDSVVAPLAWGVSMDKNSVLELLEVRKILETRAAGLAAERAENEELREIRETLEEMQDNLAAGKLGDGADHIFHHAVARATKNHILVQLMNAISETMFQALKTFRLKLDEVEGWQERLYEEHEGIYQAILAKDQEKAALLMLEHLESVEDEYRNG
- the aroH gene encoding chorismate mutase, which gives rise to MRGIRGATTVEENTSAAIRESARELIQSIVTENELDVEDIVSIIFSVSPELNSEFPAAGIRELDGEWRYVPFFCTTEIPVPNGIDKCIRVLVHVNTGKSLKQIKHIYLKRAEKLRPDLLGSKQDNP
- a CDS encoding CPBP family intramembrane glutamic endopeptidase — its product is MKLNRKVLGMVLLGIAAVFAGMILINGIIFSFFTQGKTGYYLSLFFSNSLFILLILGIMRNQNININDIGWRKTKLVPALKNIVLMWFATWICYFLYLIVLALAGFTPQENGLYEMLADPTGVNLVINLLAIVVVAPLVEETLFRGLLFGSLFPYFGKWVSIVVSSALFSALHFDPVGFFPRFVLGICLGYLYVKNDSLFPAMGLHGLNNFVALMLVYLVN
- a CDS encoding lysophospholipid acyltransferase family protein, which codes for MSLYKVARAVLRVLLRFKGYQVEGRENFPEKGPVIIAANHLSLWDPVVVGCAIDRTVFYMAKEELFQVPFLGWLLTKLKSFPVKRGQGDIAAIRRALAVLKEGHVLGVFPEGKRSVSGEMQEAMAGIALIMEKSKAPVVPVKVWDAGREDGKKRGSFKVVIGRPIYPEKIMIPEKEENRRNWLANHIMTFVQEM
- a CDS encoding 4Fe-4S binding protein, with protein sequence MALNDCQMIFHPGNCLNTKKPYPKQCRQCLLYCPHEAITEDMQIKKSKCTECGVCMSVCPSDGFVDKEMDKLRDYIFNREKVILNCPQAQSKGHEIACIGMLDEEAWLTLMILAQEKDVRILTGDCGKCDDRQACVVSVTSLKKIHAQWPDHPQIKIEIAPAGSGEGGKREMPEEVPENGEEAGSAAGWREQGKEKVKALIPSIVGEETYLIPRTRQWLAQALKQYPDFRIQYEAVKVDDKCTNCGVCVKICPQDALQLVQREGRIRLIYQADRCVHCKRCVEICGPEAMTLEPISFSHKLLTGKILLRESLPRYCSKCGKQIFHNIEPRLCMQCAAKNPELKGILY
- a CDS encoding NAD(P)/FAD-dependent oxidoreductase, translating into MTKELIVIGGGAAGIMAAGRAASEGTEVILCEKMSRLGSKIAISGKGRCNITNAGDIRSFIENFPGNGKFLFASFKEFDNEALRNFFAEFGVETKVERGGRVFPVSDQAEAVVHALGKYAEQSGVKVRLRTKVAKILIENNTVVGVEVEESSGGKKKIPAGAVIVSTGGASFPGTGSTGDGYKIAAEAGHHLIEPLPSLVPMRVLEDWPKELQGLALKNVAVSLWAGDKKKAEEFGEMLFTHFGVSGPIILTLSRFAVKELQAGKRISLRLNMKPALREEQLDLRLQRDFAKFSNKQLKNALNDLLPKSMIPVLIRLSQIDQDKQVHHISRSERMRLVKLLQDLRMTVTGTLGMGAAIVTSGGVDVKEINPATMESKLVKGLFWAGEVIDIDGITGGYNLQAAFSTGFKAGKSAAQYLKTKV
- a CDS encoding FadR/GntR family transcriptional regulator; this encodes MDVDLKPIRTKKIYEEIVEQIKELITDGQLKPGDKLPSERTLVESFRVSRASIREALSALEMMGMVEVKTGEGTFIRQIKSDLLVAPLVWALSIDKGSVIELLEVRNMLEVQMVGFAAERATMEEIGELGTILNNMGGDHAKPEIMSESADINFHYKIALASHNNIVIRLMDTIMDNVHQMMRISRSKLYEDPKTVGMIYSEHVNIFEAIKSKDVVNAQKWMLRHLQTVERELFH
- a CDS encoding bifunctional 4-hydroxy-3-methylbut-2-enyl diphosphate reductase/30S ribosomal protein S1 is translated as MEIIRADKAGFCFGVKRAIEMAAKASKNGDAASLGPLIHNQQVVDYLTGQGIQVIDSIEELQPGAQLIIRSHGIAPAGYESAAHKNIPLIDATCPFVQKAQRLAAEASKSNMLIVVGDRNHPEVQGILGWAGSHSRVVETLEEAQRLSFFSKLAVLAQTTLPRSTFLEIVEELKSHTEQLIIYDTICNATSERQDSAAEVSERADLMIVVGGRHSSNTRKLESICGKKCPTHLIETADELQQIWFADVRKAGLTAGASTPDWIIEEVYKRMSEILENKDNEETMENFEGSLPELYRGALVKGTVVKMTHDEVYVDISWKSEGVIPQGELSAVRGTRPEEVVKLGDEIEVVVLRLENEDGHPVLSKRRANEIKAREVLAKAAETKEEIQAVAVEVVKGGLLVDLGMRGFVPASQIQPDFVADLNQFVGQTLRLRIIEFDEGKKKLVLSQKAILAEEREQEKEKLFATIKEGDVVQGVVRRLTDFGAFIDLGGVDGLLHVSDMAFSRVSNPSDIVNIGDEVEVQIISVDQSKGRISLGLKQLKTNPWDQAGTKYPVGSTVQAKVVRIAVFGAFVQLEDGIDALIHISQLADRRVGKVDEVVKIGDVIEAKIIECKPEEKRISLSIRELIADKQNADAQEDLENQPEIKEVTIGEAVLSADENEQ